GGGCGTGGCGCAGTAGAATATCAAGGGCTACTCGAAGATATGCACGACCAACATGGAGGCGGCGAACCGCGTCTACACGGGGCTGGCGGACGCCACGCTAGGCATCAAGTCCGCGGCGGACGCCCTCGGCCTCGACTTCATCCTGATCACCGAAGAACCCTATGAACTCGTCATCCCGGAAGAATATCTGGAACATCCGGGCATCATGGCCCTCCGCGCAAGCCTCGAAGACGCGGAGTGGCGTCGAAAGGTCGAAGAAATGGGTGGATACAGATGGCCGAACTGACGGAGCTCAGGGACGGCTACGGGCGGCGGCTGAACTACGTCCGCATCTCGGTGACGGACAGGTGCAACTACCGCTGCGCCTACTGCATGCCGCCGGAGGGCGTCAAATGCCTGAGCCATGAGGATATCCTGCGCTATGAGGATATCAAATTCCTCTGCCGCGTATTTGTGGAGCTGGGGGTGGGGAAGTTCCGCTTCACGGGCGGCGAGCCGCTTGTGCGCAAGGGGCTTGTGCCCTTCCTCAAGGAGCTTCACTCGGAGCTGCCGGGGATAAAGACCGCGCTCACGACGAACGCCTCGCTGCTCGGCGAATATTCGGCGCAGCTTGCGGAGGCGGGGATACATTCGCTCAACATCAGCCTCGACACCCTTGACCCGGAGAAATTCGCGCGTATCACGAGGATAGGCAGGATAGAGGGCGTATTTGAGGGCATACGCGCGGCGAAGTCCGCCGGCATCGGGAACATCAAGCTCAACGCCGTTCTCATCAGGGACTTCAACGACCGGGAGATCGCGGATATGCTCGCCTTTTCGCGGCGCGAGGGGCTGCTGCTGCGGCTTATCGAGTTTATGCCGCTTCAGGAGAGAGTCTGGGACAAGGACTCATTTATCGGCGGGGAGGAGATACTCAGGATGCTGCCCGGAGGCGACGCCTGGAAAAAGTCGACGGCCGGCGGCAGCGACGACGGCCCCGCGCAGTATTATTTCAACGAAAAGACTAGCGACACCATCGGGATCATCACCGCGGTCTCGAACCATTTCTGTAAGACCTGCAACAGACTGCGAGTCTCCGCCGAGGGAAACCTGAGAACATGCCTTTTTAACCCTCACGAAACTGCCCTAAAAGAGCTGATTCGGAGTAGGGAGACAGCCGCGCTGCGGGAGGCCATCCTGCGCGGCGTTCACGAAAAGCCACGCTGCTGGAACGACATAAACACCGGCAATCTTCAGATGTCGGGAATTGGAGGATAAAAGATGGGAGAATACACGCATTTCGACGCCGAGGGCCGTCCGAGACTCGTCGACGTCAGCGACAAAGCGGTCACCAAACGCACCGCCTGGGCCGAGGGCTGGCTCTTTCTGCCCGATGAGATATACCGGACCGTCTCGCAGGGCGCGGTGAAAAAGGGAGATCCCTTCTCGATCGCGGAGCTTGGCGGCATCATGGGGGCCAAAAGGACTCCCGACCTCATCCCGCTCTGCCATACCATCAGGCTTGACAACATCAAGGTCAAATGCGACCTGGACCATGAAAAAAAGGCCCTGAGGATCACCTGCGAGGCGACCGCCTCCGAGGTGACGGGCGTGGAGATGGAGGCGCTCACCGGCATCTCAGTCGCGGCGCTTACCTTCTACGACATGTGCAAGGGGATAGACAAGGGCATGGTGATAAAGGACATCCGCCTGCTGAGAAAGACCGGCGGCAAGAGCGGGGAATGGAACGCCGCCGGGAATTTTGTCTCGGAGTGCGCTTCCGAGGGAGGAGAGGCTAAATGAGAATACTGAGATTATGGGCGCCGTCGCTGATCGGCGACCACACACTCTGCTACATTCATACCAACCGCGAGGGCAGGACCTGTATAAACGAGGTTGAGATCCCAGTTAAGTTCGCGCGCGCGGGCGAGAGTCTCGACGGCGAAGAATACGCCGGCGCGATGACCGTCGTTCTGCCGCCGGAGGCGGAGCTCTGCGACGGCGGCTTCCTCGCCGTGGGGGAGAGGGGCGACACCCTGCTGCACTGGCAGGGTGAAAGCGCCTCCTTCAAGGTATGTACCGCGGGATTTCTCGGCGTCTCTGAAAGGGCGCAGATCTGGTCCCCGATAAGGACGGCGGTGCTCACCGTCAGCGACAAGGGCAGCCGCGGCGAGCGTATCGATACCGCGGGGCCGGAGCTTGAGCGCCTCGCCTTCGCGCAGGGCTGCGTCACCGAAGATAGAAAGATCGTCCCCGACGACCCGGATGAGATCTGCGGCGCCGTCCGCGAATGGGCGGAGAGGGGGATCAGCCTCATCCTCACCACCGGCGGCACCGGCCTCTCGCCGCGCGACAACACGCCGGAGGCGCTGCTGTCAATCGCCGACAAGGTCGTTCCCGGCTTTGGCGAGATGATGCGCATCGAGACCCTGAAATATACGCCGCGCTCATTCCTCACGCGCTCCGTAGCGGTCATAAAAGAGCGTTCGCTTATTATCGCCTTCCCCGGCAGCAAACGCGGAGCGGGGCAGTGCTTTGAGGCGGTCACTGGCGGCCTGCGTCACGCGGTGGAGACTTTGACCGGCAGCGCCGCGGAGTGTGGGAACCACGGAGAGGGCGCCCGCTAAAATTTTTCCGGGTAGCTAAGCTTTGGAGGCCATATTATCAGAGGAAAACAGACTTGCAAAGTCTATCGGCCATTTGCCGCGAAGAGAGGTCATCGCCGCGGCGATATTCCAAGTTTGTGCCGTACGCTCGGCATATCCTCCCGCAAATGGCTGCCGGTCTGTAAATACGCGAACTGTCCGGCGAGTGGATACAGCTCTGCCGTTTTGCCGTCTATCCAGATTTTGAGCTTACGCATAAAAGACTTGAAAGGGCCGCCGAAATGCTCGGCGGCTTTTCTGAAATATGCCGCCGTTCGAGGCTTTAGGTTTTTCCTGAAAGTGCGGCAGAATACAAATCCTCCGCTGGCCATACATCAGCCCCCGCGCGCGGGCTGCTTTTCTTGTGTTTGCCATGTATAGTCAACGTCGTCTAACTTTTTTTATAATTATATGATAATATAGATATGTATAGGATATTTTTAGCTTTTAACAGCGTAAAATTATTTTTGCAGCGTAAGGAGGCGGAAAGATGATTCAGATAAATCCATATACACCCGGAGCCGGACTAATGCCTCGCTGCCTTGCCGGACGCGACGAGGTTCTTGAAAAGGCGGACGAAACGCTGGCAAGGGTGGCTGCCTGTTTTACCGCGCGATCCGTCGTCTACTATGGGCTGCGCGGCGTGGGCAAGACCGTGCTGCTGAATGAGGTAGAAGAGCGTGCAAAGGATCTCGATGTTTTCTATGAACATATTGAGATAACGGAGCGGGGGAATTTTAAAAGCGCTGTTTCACTTTATACCAATAAACTGATGCGCAGAATGAGCGTTATTGAGATGGCTAAGCAGAGCGCCGGCAGAGCGTTCGGCATTCTTAAGGCCTTTCACGCCACTTACAGCCCGGACGGATCTGTCAATTTCGGCATAGAAGGGGCCGCTCCGCCCGCGGTGGGGGTCTCCGATACGGGGGATTTTAAAAACGACCTTACCGAGCTTTTTACCGCCTTGGGGGCGCTTGCCGCGAAATCTGGGCGTGGGGCCGCTTTTTTTATTGATGAAATACAGTATATGGCCGAGGCTGATTTTGAGGCGCTCATCGTAGCCCTTCACAGGGTAAGTCAGAAGGGCTATCCGCTTATTGTTTTCGCCGCCGGTTTGCCTA
This genomic stretch from Cloacibacillus sp. harbors:
- a CDS encoding ATP-binding protein translates to MIQINPYTPGAGLMPRCLAGRDEVLEKADETLARVAACFTARSVVYYGLRGVGKTVLLNEVEERAKDLDVFYEHIEITERGNFKSAVSLYTNKLMRRMSVIEMAKQSAGRAFGILKAFHATYSPDGSVNFGIEGAAPPAVGVSDTGDFKNDLTELFTALGALAAKSGRGAAFFIDEIQYMAEADFEALIVALHRVSQKGYPLIVFAAGLPKIAKIAGDVKSYAERLFRFVPIGSLDSEAARLALSEPALAFDVHYDGDALDYILKETECYPYFIQEYGRQAWRQIKDHRISLLGAMAARETFERELDESFFKVRYDRATPKELAFMYAMVDCGGRECAVKDVAARLGKSVAEISTLRAQLIHKGFVYASERGEISFSVPQFNRYLERKRSV
- a CDS encoding substrate-binding domain-containing protein, producing MKGYSKICTTNMEAANRVYTGLADATLGIKSAADALGLDFILITEEPYELVIPEEYLEHPGIMALRASLEDAEWRRKVEEMGGYRWPN
- the moaC gene encoding cyclic pyranopterin monophosphate synthase MoaC — encoded protein: MGEYTHFDAEGRPRLVDVSDKAVTKRTAWAEGWLFLPDEIYRTVSQGAVKKGDPFSIAELGGIMGAKRTPDLIPLCHTIRLDNIKVKCDLDHEKKALRITCEATASEVTGVEMEALTGISVAALTFYDMCKGIDKGMVIKDIRLLRKTGGKSGEWNAAGNFVSECASEGGEAK
- the moaA gene encoding GTP 3',8-cyclase MoaA, encoding MAELTELRDGYGRRLNYVRISVTDRCNYRCAYCMPPEGVKCLSHEDILRYEDIKFLCRVFVELGVGKFRFTGGEPLVRKGLVPFLKELHSELPGIKTALTTNASLLGEYSAQLAEAGIHSLNISLDTLDPEKFARITRIGRIEGVFEGIRAAKSAGIGNIKLNAVLIRDFNDREIADMLAFSRREGLLLRLIEFMPLQERVWDKDSFIGGEEILRMLPGGDAWKKSTAGGSDDGPAQYYFNEKTSDTIGIITAVSNHFCKTCNRLRVSAEGNLRTCLFNPHETALKELIRSRETAALREAILRGVHEKPRCWNDINTGNLQMSGIGG
- a CDS encoding MogA/MoaB family molybdenum cofactor biosynthesis protein; its protein translation is MRILRLWAPSLIGDHTLCYIHTNREGRTCINEVEIPVKFARAGESLDGEEYAGAMTVVLPPEAELCDGGFLAVGERGDTLLHWQGESASFKVCTAGFLGVSERAQIWSPIRTAVLTVSDKGSRGERIDTAGPELERLAFAQGCVTEDRKIVPDDPDEICGAVREWAERGISLILTTGGTGLSPRDNTPEALLSIADKVVPGFGEMMRIETLKYTPRSFLTRSVAVIKERSLIIAFPGSKRGAGQCFEAVTGGLRHAVETLTGSAAECGNHGEGAR